The following coding sequences lie in one Chloroflexota bacterium genomic window:
- a CDS encoding DUF1049 domain-containing protein has product MTIRRLLVDLKQRIRIPPWLSWRWTITLALAAVCFTLITVFVAENFVVVKVRLIFFRVETRLAWSLLFAATLGFLLGLLTARLRR; this is encoded by the coding sequence ATGACAATAAGGAGACTCCTTGTGGATCTTAAGCAACGCATACGCATACCACCGTGGCTATCCTGGCGATGGACCATAACCCTGGCCTTGGCTGCTGTCTGTTTCACCCTAATTACAGTCTTTGTGGCCGAGAACTTTGTGGTGGTAAAGGTGCGCCTCATCTTTTTCAGGGTAGAGACACGCCTGGCATGGAGCCTGCTTTTCGCAGCCACTTTGGGCTTCCTGCTTGGACTACTGACAG
- a CDS encoding 4Fe-4S dicluster domain-containing protein, with product MDRILMVDYSKCTGCRLCEVVCSVKKNGAANPARARIAVVKWESVCVDTPMLCQQCQSAPCVAVCPVKAMTRDEGLGRVKVNDDLCIGCRFCVAVCPFGAVSLDHVSRRIIKCDLCDGDPTCVKFCETKALQYVDATAANTSKRREAAERLPELIRGFVAKPKTSSHLS from the coding sequence ATGGACAGAATACTGATGGTAGACTACTCCAAGTGCACTGGCTGCCGGCTGTGCGAAGTGGTTTGTTCGGTGAAGAAGAACGGTGCCGCCAATCCGGCCAGAGCCAGGATTGCCGTGGTCAAGTGGGAGTCGGTTTGCGTTGATACCCCTATGTTATGCCAGCAGTGCCAGTCAGCACCTTGCGTGGCCGTGTGCCCGGTCAAGGCCATGACCAGAGACGAAGGCCTGGGCAGGGTGAAGGTCAACGATGACCTCTGCATTGGCTGTCGGTTTTGCGTAGCGGTTTGCCCCTTCGGCGCTGTGTCGCTGGATCATGTCTCCAGACGGATAATAAAATGTGATCTGTGCGATGGAGACCCCACCTGCGTCAAATTCTGCGAAACAAAAGCACTTCAGTATGTAGATGCTACCGCTGCCAATACAAGCAAGAGAAGAGAGGCAGCAGAAAGACTGCCTGAGCTGATTCGGGGATTTGTCGCCAAGCCCAAGACATCATCGCATCTGAGTTAG